A genomic segment from Thermostichus lividus PCC 6715 encodes:
- the trxA gene encoding thioredoxin — MSSALSVTDATFKEEVLDSELPVLVDFWAPWCGPCRMVAPVVDEIANQYAGKVKVVKVNTDENSKVATDYGIRSIPTLMIFKGGQKVDILVGAVPKTKIEATLEQFL; from the coding sequence ATGTCCAGTGCATTGTCCGTCACTGATGCCACCTTCAAAGAAGAAGTTTTAGACAGTGAACTTCCTGTCCTTGTTGACTTTTGGGCGCCGTGGTGTGGACCGTGCCGGATGGTTGCCCCTGTGGTTGATGAAATCGCCAACCAGTATGCGGGCAAGGTCAAGGTGGTTAAGGTCAATACCGATGAAAACTCCAAGGTAGCCACTGACTACGGTATTCGTAGCATCCCTACCCTTATGATTTTTAAAGGTGGCCAAAAAGTTGATATTTTAGTTGGCGCAGTTCCCAAAACAAAAATTGAAGCGACTCTTGAGCAATTCCTTTAG
- a CDS encoding J domain-containing protein, giving the protein MIWSNSLRLMGHLGQSHYEVLDVPPSASLADIRRAYREKSKLYHPDTTTLPVAIAREEFHRLNEAYAVLTNAEQRQWYDLQLQLRSSRSGGVPSSPSQLSPPLYRAARPQDDRPLSAGELFALFILGVTFVGCLLLAVIVGFSQQGQEWILQIVNNVAA; this is encoded by the coding sequence TTGATTTGGTCAAATAGTCTGCGACTCATGGGGCATCTTGGGCAATCTCACTACGAGGTGTTGGATGTGCCGCCAAGTGCGTCGCTGGCGGATATTCGTCGTGCCTATCGGGAAAAGAGCAAGCTCTACCACCCGGATACCACCACACTGCCGGTGGCGATCGCTCGGGAAGAATTCCACCGTTTGAATGAAGCCTATGCGGTGCTCACCAATGCTGAGCAGCGGCAGTGGTATGACCTGCAATTACAGTTACGGTCTAGCCGTAGCGGTGGTGTTCCTAGCTCACCTAGTCAGCTCAGTCCACCGCTCTATAGGGCAGCGCGCCCCCAAGACGATCGCCCCCTCTCCGCCGGAGAGCTGTTTGCCCTATTCATTTTGGGGGTGACGTTTGTTGGCTGCTTGCTCCTTGCGGTGATAGTTGGGTTCTCGCAGCAGGGGCAAGAGTGGATTTTACAGATTGTTAACAACGTAGCAGCGTAA
- a CDS encoding cache domain-containing protein, giving the protein MKQFSSPFFSQLSVSWQRLGLRWKLTVALAAAAIFPAAIVTESLIQLSTLNFERQLQEQLRSSLDDLDWEINNLSYEARIQALLIANALRAENGNLRVREMMQPERLALVLERVDVSEQPMNIMMIVDATGTVLAQRTMLLAASKAQLLNLQEQITSPYRLAPSQTTSIAALAPFRVGRDRQEMISGLVLLNGAELKLLGLERQGKITLRPQPITNLPVQEQPAPAGTYPIEDGNIGLFAFAAKPLYEGNQFQGMILTGVLLNKMPDLVDRTQQWSTVETVATIFAQDLRIATNVPYLDGQTRAIGTRVSRQVASTVLDQDRIFQGKTNIIGSPYATLYQPLYDFRKTLGLPHPPPLGWPLWVSRRRGFPP; this is encoded by the coding sequence ATGAAACAATTTTCGTCACCCTTTTTCTCTCAACTCTCGGTTTCGTGGCAACGCCTTGGCCTACGCTGGAAGCTAACGGTTGCCTTGGCCGCTGCTGCTATTTTTCCGGCGGCGATCGTCACCGAGTCTTTAATTCAGTTGAGCACCTTGAACTTTGAGCGGCAGCTCCAAGAGCAGTTGCGTTCTAGCCTTGATGATTTGGACTGGGAGATTAATAACCTCAGCTACGAAGCCCGCATTCAAGCCCTCCTGATTGCTAACGCTCTGCGCGCTGAGAACGGCAATCTCAGGGTACGAGAAATGATGCAGCCTGAGCGACTGGCTCTAGTGCTGGAACGGGTGGATGTCTCTGAGCAACCCATGAACATTATGATGATCGTGGATGCAACAGGGACTGTTCTTGCGCAACGTACCATGCTGCTAGCGGCCAGTAAGGCTCAACTCCTAAACTTGCAGGAACAAATTACCTCCCCATACCGGTTGGCACCCAGCCAAACAACGAGTATTGCAGCCTTGGCTCCCTTCCGGGTGGGGCGCGATCGCCAAGAGATGATCAGTGGTTTAGTGCTGCTCAATGGCGCTGAATTGAAGTTACTGGGGTTAGAGCGCCAAGGGAAAATAACCCTGCGTCCCCAGCCCATCACTAACCTACCGGTACAGGAGCAACCTGCCCCAGCGGGTACTTACCCCATTGAAGATGGCAATATTGGGCTTTTTGCCTTTGCCGCCAAACCCCTCTATGAGGGTAATCAATTTCAAGGGATGATTTTGACCGGTGTGCTACTGAACAAGATGCCGGATTTAGTGGATCGCACCCAACAGTGGTCTACGGTTGAGACGGTGGCAACCATCTTCGCCCAAGATTTACGAATTGCAACTAATGTCCCGTATCTTGACGGTCAAACCCGTGCCATTGGCACTCGAGTCTCGCGGCAAGTTGCGAGCACTGTGCTGGATCAAGATCGTATATTTCAAGGCAAAACGAATATCATTGGCTCCCCCTACGCGACTCTGTACCAGCCGCTGTACGACTTTCGCAAAACCCTTGGGCTGCCCCATCCTCCCCCATTGGGATGGCCTTTGTGGGTAAGTCGCAGGCGTGGATTTCCGCCATGA
- the sixA gene encoding phosphohistidine phosphatase SixA, producing MSELTLLLVRHGIAVERDVFTGTDGDRPLTAKGERKTLHVAQRLLEVGVEGELILSSPLLRARQTAEILLEAGVATELMISDLLTPVGSFNTWLTWLAHWRHDHDGTLILVGHEPNLSHWAEFLLWGKALGHLQLKKAGIIGLKVPQTDPVANSQLFWLTSPKFFVTNRSAS from the coding sequence ATGTCAGAGCTAACTCTTTTGCTGGTTCGCCACGGCATTGCGGTAGAGCGTGATGTTTTTACAGGCACCGATGGCGATCGCCCCCTCACTGCTAAAGGGGAACGGAAAACGCTCCACGTGGCTCAACGCTTACTCGAAGTTGGCGTAGAAGGAGAACTCATCCTCAGTTCACCCCTGCTGCGAGCACGCCAAACCGCTGAAATTTTACTTGAGGCGGGGGTGGCCACTGAGCTGATGATCTCAGATCTGTTGACCCCTGTCGGTAGTTTTAATACGTGGCTAACTTGGTTAGCGCATTGGCGACACGATCACGATGGAACATTAATCCTTGTCGGTCATGAACCGAATCTCAGTCACTGGGCTGAGTTTCTTCTGTGGGGGAAAGCCTTGGGACATTTGCAACTCAAAAAGGCGGGCATTATTGGCCTCAAGGTACCGCAGACAGATCCTGTAGCAAATAGTCAGCTATTCTGGCTGACATCCCCAAAATTTTTCGTGACCAACAGGAGCGCCTCTTAA
- a CDS encoding ABC transporter substrate-binding protein, translating into MGRRPWWLLVLLVWCCTLIVGSCRVSVAPRANQLVSAVTADPKTFNYALSQESPNVFGYLYSGLVQENGLTGELEPALAESWQVKPETLEIIFQLRPNLKWSDGEPLTSEDVVFTYNEVYFNPEIPTSSRDILRIGPQGLLPTVTAQGDRQVTFKLPEPFAPLLRNTGLPILPAHKLRSAVQERDRNGRLKFLSLWGTDTDPREIVGNGPFVMDRYINNQRLIFRRNPYYWRSPLPRIERYIWQIVESTDTAMLQFRSGGLDVFAVTADMFSLLKREETPGQFRIYNSGPSTGTVYIAFNLNRGKRNGKPLVDPVKSDWFNEVRFRQAVAYALDRQRMINTIYQGLGEPQHSTIATQSPFYFSPEAGLPTYTYQPEKAKELLQAAGFRYNAQGQLFDAKGNRVRFSLITNAGNKIREALATQIQQDLGAIGMQVDLQFLAFGTLVDRLSNSLEWECHLLGFTGGGSEPNGSANIWRVDGLLHSFNQQPSPNQPPLTGRVIADWEQRISDLYIQGAQELDEERRKPIYAEAQRLAQEYLPFIYLINPLSLTAFRNHVIGANPTALGGALWNLDELRVDAAFSADN; encoded by the coding sequence ATGGGGCGACGGCCCTGGTGGCTGCTTGTGCTGCTAGTGTGGTGTTGCACCCTTATTGTGGGCAGTTGTCGTGTCTCTGTTGCCCCTCGCGCCAATCAACTGGTGAGTGCTGTTACTGCCGACCCCAAAACCTTTAACTACGCCCTCAGCCAAGAGTCCCCTAACGTATTTGGGTACCTCTACAGCGGTCTAGTGCAAGAAAATGGCCTCACGGGGGAACTAGAGCCAGCCTTGGCAGAATCTTGGCAGGTCAAGCCAGAAACCCTTGAAATTATCTTTCAACTGCGCCCTAATCTGAAATGGTCTGACGGGGAACCCCTGACCAGTGAGGATGTGGTCTTCACCTACAACGAGGTGTACTTTAATCCTGAGATTCCCACGAGTAGCCGTGATATTCTCCGCATTGGCCCACAGGGGTTGCTGCCCACGGTAACTGCCCAAGGCGATCGCCAAGTCACGTTCAAGCTGCCCGAACCCTTTGCCCCCCTCTTGCGCAATACGGGCTTACCAATTTTACCGGCGCACAAATTGCGATCAGCAGTGCAGGAGCGCGATCGCAATGGTCGCCTCAAATTTCTCTCCCTTTGGGGCACCGACACCGATCCTCGCGAGATTGTGGGTAACGGCCCGTTTGTTATGGATCGCTACATTAACAATCAACGGCTGATCTTTCGCCGCAACCCCTACTACTGGCGATCGCCGTTGCCCCGCATTGAACGGTACATCTGGCAGATTGTTGAATCCACCGACACCGCCATGCTGCAATTTCGCTCTGGTGGGTTAGATGTATTTGCTGTCACTGCCGATATGTTTTCGCTGCTGAAGCGCGAGGAAACACCCGGACAATTCCGCATCTATAACAGTGGGCCTAGCACAGGCACTGTATATATCGCCTTTAACCTGAACCGAGGGAAACGCAATGGCAAACCCCTTGTGGATCCAGTGAAGTCCGACTGGTTTAACGAGGTACGCTTTCGCCAAGCAGTGGCCTACGCCCTAGATCGCCAGCGCATGATCAACACCATCTATCAGGGGTTAGGGGAACCGCAGCACTCCACCATTGCCACCCAAAGCCCCTTTTACTTTTCGCCAGAGGCGGGGTTACCCACCTATACCTATCAACCAGAAAAAGCCAAGGAACTGCTCCAGGCCGCAGGCTTTCGTTACAACGCCCAAGGCCAACTCTTTGATGCCAAGGGGAACCGTGTCCGCTTTTCACTGATCACCAACGCTGGCAATAAAATCCGCGAAGCCCTTGCTACCCAAATTCAGCAGGACTTAGGAGCCATTGGCATGCAGGTGGACTTGCAATTTCTAGCCTTTGGCACCCTCGTGGATCGCCTCTCCAATTCCCTTGAGTGGGAGTGCCATCTCTTGGGATTTACCGGTGGTGGCAGTGAGCCAAATGGCAGTGCTAATATTTGGCGAGTGGACGGCCTCTTGCATAGTTTTAACCAACAACCCAGCCCCAACCAGCCACCGTTGACTGGCCGAGTCATTGCTGATTGGGAGCAGCGTATTAGTGATCTTTATATCCAAGGGGCACAGGAACTGGACGAAGAGCGGCGCAAGCCAATCTATGCCGAAGCCCAGCGACTCGCCCAGGAATACTTGCCCTTTATTTACCTGATTAACCCACTGTCGCTCACTGCCTTTCGCAACCACGTCATTGGTGCAAACCCAACGGCACTTGGCGGTGCCCTGTGGAACTTAGATGAGCTACGGGTGGACGCAGCCTTCAGCGCCGATAATTAG
- a CDS encoding DHH family phosphoesterase, whose product MQSPHPLELTDPVTVETGSHHPEVNGNALVKTEAAPSELVKPDPRLSDPRAEALRQMLERHRGNRQLVILQDFPDPDALSSAWTYKLIAEKFDIQCDIAYAGALSHQENITLVRLTGMPLVRWNVQGAKNKDQRDCSCYQGYVLVDNQGTTSQLLPIVQEAGLPAIAIIDHHNLQETIQAEFTDIRPTTRATATILTQYLQSGLLPLDSSNPIHVKCATALMHGLRSDTDCLKQAKEEDFLAAAFLSRYIDYQLLNTILQSHRSKQVMDVIERSLKNRSIHNNFSISGVGYIRYEDRDAIPQAADFLVTEENVHTAVVYGLVHDEDEEVELIIGSLRTTKITLDPDEFIKEAFGKDRQGRFFGGGRSQAGGFEIPVGFLSGLNENAEYAKLKWNVYDTQIKQKLLHLVNPKNNVLHGTE is encoded by the coding sequence ATGCAATCTCCCCATCCACTTGAACTGACGGATCCCGTCACTGTTGAGACCGGCAGCCATCACCCTGAAGTGAATGGTAACGCACTTGTCAAAACTGAGGCTGCTCCGTCAGAACTGGTGAAGCCAGATCCTCGCTTAAGCGATCCTCGGGCTGAGGCGCTTAGACAGATGTTGGAGCGTCATCGTGGCAACCGCCAGCTTGTGATTTTGCAAGATTTTCCGGATCCAGATGCACTCTCCTCCGCTTGGACCTATAAGCTTATCGCCGAGAAATTTGACATTCAGTGTGACATTGCCTACGCCGGTGCCCTCAGTCACCAAGAAAATATTACCCTTGTGCGCCTGACTGGTATGCCCTTGGTGCGTTGGAATGTTCAGGGGGCAAAAAATAAAGATCAGCGAGACTGCTCCTGCTATCAGGGCTACGTTTTGGTCGATAACCAAGGAACCACCAGCCAGTTATTACCCATTGTGCAAGAGGCCGGGCTACCGGCGATCGCGATCATTGATCACCACAACCTCCAAGAAACGATTCAAGCCGAATTTACCGATATTCGCCCCACCACCCGTGCAACCGCCACAATTCTGACCCAGTACCTCCAATCGGGACTCCTCCCCCTAGACAGCAGTAACCCTATTCACGTCAAGTGCGCCACTGCCCTGATGCATGGGTTGCGATCCGATACAGACTGCCTGAAGCAAGCAAAAGAGGAAGATTTCCTAGCGGCGGCCTTTTTGAGCCGCTACATCGACTATCAGCTCCTCAATACCATCCTGCAATCCCATCGCTCGAAGCAAGTGATGGACGTGATTGAGCGTTCTCTGAAAAATCGCTCCATTCACAATAACTTTTCTATTTCTGGGGTGGGATATATTCGCTACGAAGACCGCGATGCGATTCCCCAAGCAGCAGATTTCCTCGTTACGGAAGAGAATGTCCATACTGCCGTCGTGTATGGCCTCGTTCACGATGAAGATGAAGAGGTTGAACTGATTATTGGATCCTTGCGAACCACGAAAATTACCCTTGATCCGGATGAGTTTATCAAGGAAGCCTTTGGTAAAGATCGCCAAGGGCGTTTCTTTGGGGGGGGACGTTCCCAAGCGGGAGGGTTTGAAATTCCGGTAGGGTTCTTATCGGGTCTCAATGAGAATGCTGAATACGCTAAGCTCAAGTGGAATGTTTATGACACCCAAATCAAGCAGAAACTGCTCCACTTAGTGAATCCCAAAAATAACGTTCTCCATGGTACAGAGTAA
- the thiS gene encoding sulfur carrier protein ThiS, whose amino-acid sequence MQQPIVIYVNGNPHSLERSLSILELCQVLGIHPRLVAIEYNGEILHRQFWQATQVNSGDRLEIVTIVGGG is encoded by the coding sequence ATACAGCAACCGATTGTGATTTATGTGAATGGAAACCCTCACAGCCTTGAGCGATCGCTCTCGATTCTGGAGCTTTGTCAGGTTTTAGGGATCCATCCTCGCTTGGTGGCTATTGAATATAATGGCGAGATTTTGCATCGCCAGTTTTGGCAGGCAACTCAGGTCAATAGCGGCGATCGCCTCGAGATTGTCACCATTGTGGGGGGCGGTTAA
- a CDS encoding DUF3143 domain-containing protein, translated as MTTLPSANTPLYNHALPQLEEWLRQKGCVQNDTDIHCWDIDYPQWSAQICLDIEELQVVYHDRLEGTTIQRSFKYSLARSDVEDAIFAGP; from the coding sequence ATGACGACTCTTCCCAGTGCAAATACGCCTTTATACAATCATGCGTTGCCTCAGCTTGAAGAGTGGCTACGGCAAAAGGGATGTGTGCAGAATGACACCGATATTCATTGCTGGGATATTGATTATCCGCAATGGTCGGCACAAATTTGTTTGGATATTGAAGAACTGCAAGTGGTGTACCACGATCGCCTCGAAGGGACGACCATTCAGCGATCGTTTAAGTACTCCCTTGCCCGCTCTGATGTTGAAGACGCTATTTTTGCTGGCCCCTAG
- a CDS encoding type IV pilus twitching motility protein PilT: MDLMIEDLMEQVVANGGSDLHISAGLPPYIRISGKLTPTDYEPLTPEQCQRLIFSMLNNTQRKNLEQNWELDCSYGVRGLARFRVNVYKDRGTYAACLRALSSKIPTFEQLGLPNIVREMSERPRGLILVTGPTGSGKTTTLAAMIDLINKTRAEHILTIEDPIEFVYEPIKSLIHQRQVGEDTKSFSNALRAALREDPDIILVGEMRDLETIQLAISAAETGHLVFGTLHTSSASQTVDRMVDVFPPEQQQQIRVQLSNSLVAVFSQTLVPKKNPKPGEFGRIMAQEIMVVTPAISNLIREGKTSQIYSAIQTGGKLGMQTLEKVLADYYRAGIISYEAAMSKSSRQDELQRLIGTGTPAAAVR, encoded by the coding sequence ATGGATTTAATGATTGAAGACTTAATGGAGCAAGTGGTCGCCAATGGTGGCTCAGACTTGCACATTTCGGCAGGGCTGCCCCCTTACATTCGCATCAGTGGTAAGTTAACCCCCACGGACTATGAACCCCTCACACCGGAGCAGTGCCAACGGCTGATCTTCAGTATGCTCAATAACACCCAGCGCAAAAACCTAGAACAGAACTGGGAGTTGGACTGCTCCTATGGTGTGCGCGGCTTAGCCCGTTTCCGGGTCAATGTCTATAAAGATCGCGGTACCTACGCCGCCTGCTTGCGCGCCCTGAGCTCTAAAATTCCTACCTTTGAGCAGCTCGGCCTACCCAACATTGTCCGCGAAATGAGTGAGCGACCCCGGGGACTAATTTTGGTGACCGGTCCTACAGGCTCAGGGAAAACCACCACCCTAGCGGCCATGATTGACCTGATCAATAAAACCCGTGCTGAGCATATTCTCACGATTGAAGACCCCATTGAATTTGTCTATGAGCCGATCAAGAGCCTGATCCACCAGCGTCAAGTGGGCGAAGACACCAAGAGCTTCTCCAATGCGTTGCGGGCGGCTCTCCGGGAAGACCCCGATATTATTCTGGTGGGTGAGATGCGGGACTTGGAAACAATTCAGCTTGCCATTTCAGCCGCAGAAACTGGTCACTTAGTTTTTGGTACCTTGCACACCAGTTCGGCCTCGCAAACCGTTGACCGGATGGTGGATGTGTTCCCACCAGAGCAACAGCAACAAATTCGGGTGCAGCTCTCGAACTCCTTAGTGGCGGTCTTTAGTCAGACCTTGGTGCCGAAAAAGAATCCCAAGCCCGGTGAATTTGGCCGCATTATGGCGCAGGAGATTATGGTGGTCACTCCAGCCATTTCTAACCTTATTCGTGAAGGTAAAACCTCACAAATTTATTCCGCCATTCAAACGGGGGGTAAGCTAGGAATGCAAACCCTAGAGAAGGTCTTAGCCGACTATTACCGTGCTGGGATCATTAGTTATGAAGCGGCAATGTCGAAGTCGTCACGGCAGGATGAGTTGCAACGTCTCATTGGCACTGGCACTCCTGCTGCTGCTGTTCGTTAG
- a CDS encoding ChaN family lipoprotein has protein sequence MRQSIQAQCHLLRWRRLMVPFALTLFLGVPALATAQQVWQGAAVVQPEAALREWQHSHILYLGETHDSSADHDAQLAILQAVHRCGRPLAIALEMIQRPYQAALDAYIAGEITEMELLAQTEYAQRWGFPWSLYAPMFRFAKEHRIPLIALNTPTEITRQVARSGLQSLEHGNLHYIPPLKRLI, from the coding sequence TTGAGACAGTCTATCCAAGCACAGTGCCACTTGCTCCGGTGGCGGCGCTTAATGGTACCCTTTGCTCTGACCTTATTCCTAGGAGTGCCAGCTTTGGCCACAGCCCAACAGGTCTGGCAGGGTGCTGCTGTTGTGCAACCAGAAGCAGCGTTGAGAGAGTGGCAGCACAGCCACATTCTCTACCTTGGCGAAACCCACGATAGCTCTGCGGATCATGATGCTCAGTTAGCGATCTTGCAAGCAGTACACCGCTGTGGCCGCCCGTTGGCGATCGCCCTTGAAATGATTCAGCGTCCCTATCAAGCAGCCCTAGATGCCTATATTGCTGGTGAAATAACCGAAATGGAATTGCTTGCTCAAACGGAGTACGCGCAGCGCTGGGGGTTTCCATGGTCACTGTACGCGCCTATGTTTCGCTTTGCTAAGGAGCACCGCATTCCCCTGATTGCCCTCAACACCCCTACGGAAATTACCCGCCAAGTGGCACGCTCAGGGTTGCAGAGTTTAGAGCATGGCAATTTGCACTATATTCCCCCCTTGAAGAGATTGATCTAA
- a CDS encoding ChaN family lipoprotein: MFRTAHEGRSHSVNIEFFYQAQVLWDETMAAAIADYHQQHPERLIVVLAGRGHLYYGDGIPQRVQRRLSSQPLHQAIILLNPTTAETADPTIADWFWQHPP, translated from the coding sequence ATTTTTCGCACAGCCCACGAAGGTCGCAGCCACAGCGTGAATATAGAGTTTTTTTATCAAGCACAGGTGTTATGGGATGAAACCATGGCCGCAGCCATTGCCGACTATCATCAGCAGCACCCTGAGCGCTTAATCGTTGTGCTGGCTGGACGGGGGCACCTCTACTACGGTGATGGCATTCCCCAGCGGGTGCAACGGCGGCTGTCGTCTCAACCCCTGCACCAAGCAATTATCCTATTGAACCCTACCACCGCCGAAACAGCAGACCCCACGATCGCCGATTGGTTTTGGCAGCATCCCCCCTAG
- a CDS encoding type II secretion system F family protein, translated as MATYEVRVRDAQGKYKTVREEATTPREARMALQLQGVQVLEVKEAKKLSLKSDLDLSFLSKITVKDRAIFARQFAALVNAGVALVRGIGVLADQATNPKMKKILMAVNNDIQQGSTLADAMRPHPAAFDSLFVAMIQAGETGGVLDEVLNRLSKLLEDQARLNNQIKSALTYPVVVGVLAIGIFLGMVIFLIPVFQGIFTQLGGELPPFTAAMVALSEFLRTPQYMALLIVTVVAIVFGIRFYYKTPNGRLTIDALLLKLPLFGDLVEKTAVARFCRTFGSLSRSGVPILRSLEIVSATAGNQVISNAIDRAAKEVQTGGMLSIALQQERVFPVLATQMINVGEETGELDKMLMKVADFYEDEVEQAVKSLTSVMEPLMIAVLGGMVGSILVAMYLPMFKIFDLVK; from the coding sequence ATGGCAACCTATGAAGTTCGGGTACGGGATGCCCAAGGTAAATATAAAACCGTACGGGAAGAAGCAACAACGCCGCGCGAAGCTCGCATGGCCTTGCAGCTACAGGGGGTTCAGGTTCTCGAAGTAAAGGAGGCCAAAAAACTCTCCCTTAAGTCCGATCTAGACCTGAGCTTTCTGTCTAAGATTACGGTGAAAGACCGCGCTATTTTCGCCCGCCAGTTTGCAGCTTTGGTGAATGCAGGGGTAGCCTTAGTGCGGGGGATTGGTGTGCTGGCGGATCAGGCAACCAACCCGAAAATGAAGAAGATTTTGATGGCGGTCAATAACGATATTCAACAGGGGAGTACCCTTGCGGATGCGATGCGACCTCATCCCGCTGCCTTTGATAGTTTGTTTGTGGCGATGATCCAAGCGGGGGAAACAGGGGGGGTGCTCGACGAAGTGTTGAATCGTCTCTCTAAGCTCCTTGAGGATCAAGCTCGGCTGAATAACCAAATTAAGTCTGCCTTGACCTATCCAGTGGTGGTGGGCGTGCTAGCGATAGGCATTTTCTTGGGGATGGTCATCTTTTTGATTCCAGTCTTTCAGGGAATTTTTACCCAGTTGGGAGGGGAACTGCCGCCCTTTACGGCTGCCATGGTGGCGTTGAGTGAATTTCTGCGCACGCCCCAATACATGGCGCTCTTAATTGTGACAGTGGTAGCAATTGTCTTTGGTATTCGGTTTTATTACAAAACGCCTAATGGGCGTTTAACCATAGATGCCTTGCTGCTGAAGCTGCCTCTGTTTGGGGACTTGGTGGAAAAAACGGCAGTGGCTCGGTTTTGTCGGACGTTTGGGTCGCTCTCGCGGTCGGGGGTTCCCATTTTGCGCTCCCTTGAGATTGTTAGTGCCACGGCTGGCAATCAAGTGATTTCCAATGCGATTGATCGGGCAGCCAAGGAAGTACAAACGGGGGGGATGCTGAGTATTGCTCTGCAACAGGAGCGGGTCTTTCCGGTGTTAGCCACCCAGATGATCAATGTGGGCGAAGAAACCGGTGAACTGGATAAGATGCTCATGAAGGTGGCTGACTTTTACGAGGATGAGGTCGAGCAGGCGGTAAAATCCTTAACTAGTGTGATGGAACCCTTGATGATTGCGGTGTTAGGGGGTATGGTAGGCTCAATTCTGGTAGCGATGTATCTACCCATGTTCAAAATCTTTGATTTGGTCAAATAG